From Solanum lycopersicum chromosome 8, SLM_r2.1, the proteins below share one genomic window:
- the LOC101264655 gene encoding 54S ribosomal protein L24, mitochondrial-like (The RefSeq protein has 1 substitution compared to this genomic sequence), translated as MAFRSKEMMKKIVKNIGGEKNLASGVKERLEKCVPNAKVVMGRAQRGLFAGRHIQFGNRVSEKGGNTSRRTWKPNVQEKRLFSYILDRQIRVKVTTHALRCIDKAGGIDEYLLKTPYHEMDTELGLFWKAKIEKLYEELGKMEVVFFTPEEETKLEEQFKEVKLEERAARREARRKMYGWSPKSEVKADSEGTDGEGSLPTDFHEGMVANA; from the exons ATGGCGTTTAGATCCAAGGAAATGATGAAAAAGATAGTGAAGAATATAGGTGGAGAGAAGAACTTGGCATCTGGAGTTAAAGAACGGCTTGAGAAATGCGTGCCAAATGCAAAAGTTGTCATGGGTCGTGCTCAGCGTGGCCTCTTCGCTGGCCGTCACATTCAGTTTGGCAATCGGGTCAGTGAGAAAGGTGGAAATAC GTCTAGGAGGACTTGGAAGCCTAATGTGCAAGAGAAACGGCTTTTCAGCTACATCCTCGATCGCCAAATTCGTGTGAAGGTTACAACTCATGCCTTGCGATGTATTGACAAGGCAGGTGGTATTGATGAGTACCTGCTGAAGACACCTTACCATGAGATGGACACTGAATTAGGCCTGTTCTGGAAAGCTAAGATTGAGAAGTTGTACGAGGAGCTTGGTAAAATGGAGGTAGTTTTCTTTACACCCGAAGAAGAAACAAAACTTGAAGAGCAATTTAAGGAAGTGAAGTTGGAAGAAAGAGCAGTCCGTAGGGAAGCCAGAAGGAAGATGTATGGTTGGTCACCAAAATCAGAGGTAAAAGCAGATTCTGAAGGAACTGACGGAGAAGGAAGCTTACCAACTGATTTCCATGAAGGGATGGTCGCCAATGCTTGA